The Fusobacterium sp. genome contains the following window.
GATCCAAGTGCAAGGATTAATATCATACTGAGATTTTCAACTATGAAACCTCCAAGAAATCCATAGAGATAACAGTTTTTTTCATTAGTTTTTTTATAAAGATGGGCAGTGATAAAACCCCCTGACATTGTAGCAATAGCACATGGAATGGTAGTTATAGAACTTGCATCTACAAACAATCTATGGATGCCAGCAATAAGACCAACCATGATACCAACTTCTGGGCCAGCAAGAATACCTCCAACAACTACACCAATATTTCTGACATTTACTATTGCACCACGATAATCTACTCCTGTATATGTACCAATTATAGCAAGACCTGAAAAGAATGTAGAAAGAAGAAGAATATCCTTTTGACTATATTTTTTTCTTGTAAATATATTTTTAGCACTTTTAAATTTTGTAAAAAAGAAAGCTATGGCAATAATATATCCTAGATTATTTAATAGGTGACTAGTTAATCTTAACAATTTATACCTCCTCTGTAATAGACATAAAAATTATACCATAAAGAACAGAATATAAAAAGTGATATTAAAGGATATATTTTTGCATTTTAAGTATTGATTTTAACCTTTTAAAGAACAATACATTCTTTTTATAGTCTTTTGATGTATTATTTATGCTAGAGATAAAATGTTGTAAATAAAATATTAAAAATGGGAGGCAGATTATATGTTTAGTTTTATTATTTCAATAATAGCTTTAATAGCAGGTTATATTGTTTATGGAAAAATAGTTGAAAAAATATTTGGGATTGAACCAAATAGAATTACACCAGCAAAAAAATTAGGTGATGGTGTTGATTATGTGGAAATGGGATGGAAAAAAGCATTTCTTATTCAGTTTCTAAATATAGCTGGAACAGGACCTATATTTGGAGCAGTAGCAGGAGCAATGTGGGGACCAGCAGCATTTTTATGGATTGTATTTGGATGTATATTTGCAGGAGCAGTTCATGATTTTTTAATTGGAATGATGTCTTTAAGAAAAGATGGGGCAAGTGTTGCAGAATTAGTTGGAGAAAATCTTGGTAATGGAGCAAGAAAACTTATGATAATTTTCTCAATTATTCTTCTAGTACTAGTTGGAGTTGTATTTGTAACAAGTCCAGCAGCTATATTGAATGACCTTACAGGTATAAATAAAATGGTATTGATTGGTATTATAATTATATATTATTTAGCAGCCACTGTATTACCAATAGATAAAATAATTGGAAGAATTTATCCAATATTTGGAATTGCATTATTAGTAATGGCAGTAGGAATAGGTATAGGAATAGTAGTTCAAGGGTATAACATTCCTGAAATATCTTTACATAATTTTCATCCAGCAAAACAATCAATTTTTCCATATTTGTTTATAACAATAGCTTGTGGAGCAATCAGTGGATTCCATGCTACTCAATCTCCAATGATGGCTAGATGTCTTGAAAATGAGTCTGAAGGAAGAAGAGTATTCTATGGTGCAATGATTTCTGAGGGTGTTGTAGCTTTAGTATGGGCAGCAGCAGCAATGAGCTTCTTTGGTGGAACACCAGGATTAGGAGAAGCATTAGGACATGGAGGAGCTGCAGTTGTAGTAAATAGAATTTCCAATACAGTATTGGGAAGAGTAGGAGGTGCTTTGGCTCTATTAGGAGTTGTTGCATGTCCAATAACATCGGGAGATACAGCATTTAGAAGTGCAAGACTTACTATAGCTGATGCAATTGGATATAAACAAGGTCCAGTAGCAAATAGATTTATAGTAGCAATACCTTTATTTATTGTTGGTATTTCACTATGTTTTATAGATTTTAATATCTTATGGAGATATTTTAGCTGGTCTAACCAAACTCTTGCTACAATTGCACTTTGGGCAGCAGCTAAATATTTAAATAATCATGGAAAAAATTACTATATAGCTCTTATTCCAGCAATGTTTATGACAGTAGTTGTTACTGATTATATTGTAATAGCTCCTGAGGGATTTGTAAGATTTTTCCATGGAGTTCCAGTGACTACTATTGAGACTATAGGATTAATATGTGGATTAGTATTATCAGGAGTATGTACTTTAGGATTTATAAAAAGTTTAAAAAAAGAAAAAATTACTGAAGCACATGTATGAAGATTTTAATTTGCAATAAAATATAAGGATAAATTAAATAGATAAGATTTTTAAGACTGAGTTTAGTATTGTACTATATTCAGTCTTTTTTTTATTTTTATAATTATTAATATATTCTAAAACTTT
Protein-coding sequences here:
- a CDS encoding carbon starvation protein A, translating into MFSFIISIIALIAGYIVYGKIVEKIFGIEPNRITPAKKLGDGVDYVEMGWKKAFLIQFLNIAGTGPIFGAVAGAMWGPAAFLWIVFGCIFAGAVHDFLIGMMSLRKDGASVAELVGENLGNGARKLMIIFSIILLVLVGVVFVTSPAAILNDLTGINKMVLIGIIIIYYLAATVLPIDKIIGRIYPIFGIALLVMAVGIGIGIVVQGYNIPEISLHNFHPAKQSIFPYLFITIACGAISGFHATQSPMMARCLENESEGRRVFYGAMISEGVVALVWAAAAMSFFGGTPGLGEALGHGGAAVVVNRISNTVLGRVGGALALLGVVACPITSGDTAFRSARLTIADAIGYKQGPVANRFIVAIPLFIVGISLCFIDFNILWRYFSWSNQTLATIALWAAAKYLNNHGKNYYIALIPAMFMTVVVTDYIVIAPEGFVRFFHGVPVTTIETIGLICGLVLSGVCTLGFIKSLKKEKITEAHV